A region of uncultured Draconibacterium sp. DNA encodes the following proteins:
- a CDS encoding PRC-barrel domain-containing protein yields the protein MKRSLRELIGYSIKAKNGEEGKVNDFLFDEKSWIIRYVEVDLGNFFKADRVLVPYNFLGEPDWEEKTFKINLSVDNIKRSPNLSFDMPVSRIYERKLADYYGIKYPYWMVDSAAFAGNEVIFYPGVAFRAPRKVIKEEDIDTSLRSFNEIKGYGINATDDKFGHISDLIIDDTDWQILFFVVDTNNLFPWSKKVILPIEVIDKISFSDREARVDMTKEAIKDSPEYNPDEAVNAEFEEVLYDYHGQRK from the coding sequence ATGAAACGTAGTTTAAGAGAATTAATAGGATATTCCATTAAAGCAAAAAATGGAGAAGAGGGGAAAGTAAATGACTTTTTATTCGACGAAAAAAGTTGGATAATACGTTATGTGGAAGTTGATCTGGGTAACTTCTTTAAAGCGGACAGGGTATTGGTGCCTTATAACTTTTTGGGGGAGCCGGATTGGGAAGAAAAGACTTTTAAAATAAACTTGAGTGTAGACAATATTAAACGGTCGCCAAACTTAAGTTTTGACATGCCGGTATCGCGAATTTACGAACGAAAGCTGGCCGATTATTATGGAATTAAATATCCGTATTGGATGGTTGACTCTGCTGCTTTTGCCGGAAATGAAGTTATTTTTTATCCGGGTGTAGCATTCAGAGCGCCGCGTAAAGTAATTAAGGAAGAAGACATTGATACAAGTTTGCGTAGTTTTAACGAGATTAAAGGTTATGGAATTAACGCCACCGATGACAAATTCGGGCATATTTCCGATTTGATTATTGACGATACCGACTGGCAAATTCTGTTCTTTGTGGTAGATACGAATAATTTATTCCCATGGAGTAAAAAAGTGATTCTGCCGATTGAAGTGATTGATAAGATCAGCTTCTCGGACCGTGAAGCCCGTGTTGATATGACAAAAGAAGCCATTAAAGATTCGCCGGAATATAATCCGGATGAAGCAGTAAATGCAGAGTTTGAGGAAGTGCTTTACGACTATCACGGCCAAAGGAAATAG
- a CDS encoding permease-like cell division protein FtsX, translating to MSKKPKKFKKRFFNSWITSLTSITLVLILLGMLSFILINSKKLSDYVREKIGFTLVLADDLRETEIIRLQKILSAGDFVKSVNYIDKESAAKELTKELGEDFQGFLGYNPLFASLDIKLNAAYTHTDSLQVLEQRFLEYPQVTKVYYQKNLVTLINENVKRISLALLILSGLLTFIFFGLINNTVRLLIYSQRFTINTMQMVGASKGFIRRPFLIKSLFLGALGGLFANTILIGSIYFYKQELYGLINFADLQTIMLIAGIVFLLGFTISFLSTWLALGKFLRMKFDELFY from the coding sequence ATGAGCAAAAAACCTAAAAAGTTTAAAAAGCGTTTTTTCAATTCCTGGATTACTTCGTTAACCAGTATTACGCTTGTGCTTATTTTGCTGGGCATGCTAAGTTTTATTCTTATCAACAGCAAAAAGCTATCGGATTATGTGCGCGAAAAAATCGGATTCACCCTCGTTCTGGCCGACGACTTACGAGAAACAGAAATCATTCGCCTGCAAAAAATATTAAGTGCCGGCGATTTTGTGAAGTCGGTTAATTACATCGATAAAGAATCGGCTGCCAAAGAACTGACAAAAGAATTGGGCGAAGATTTCCAGGGATTTCTGGGCTACAACCCGCTTTTTGCTTCGCTCGACATAAAACTAAATGCAGCCTACACTCACACTGACAGTCTTCAGGTTTTGGAACAGAGATTTTTGGAATACCCTCAGGTTACCAAGGTTTATTATCAGAAAAACCTGGTTACACTGATTAACGAAAACGTAAAAAGAATAAGCCTTGCATTGCTGATATTAAGCGGACTGCTTACTTTCATATTCTTTGGACTGATTAACAATACCGTTCGCCTGTTGATTTATTCGCAGCGTTTTACCATAAACACCATGCAAATGGTTGGTGCCAGTAAAGGTTTTATTCGCAGACCATTTTTAATTAAAAGTTTATTTCTTGGTGCGCTTGGCGGACTTTTCGCAAATACCATTCTTATTGGCAGCATATATTTCTACAAACAAGAACTTTACGGCTTGATAAATTTTGCCGATCTGCAAACGATTATGCTTATTGCCGGCATTGTATTTTTATTGGGCTTTACCATCTCATTTTTATCAACGTGGTTGGCACTGGGTAAATTCCTTCGCATGAAATTTGATGAATTATTTTATTAA
- the lysS gene encoding lysine--tRNA ligase yields MSHQELSEQEIIRRNSLQKMRELGIDPYPAAQYHVNTNTKEIKQNFKEEEKNFQDVVIAGRLMSRRIMGKAAFAEIQDHEGRIQIYVNRDEICTGDDKVMYNEVFKKLLDIGDIIGVKGHAFITQMGELTIHVTEFTVLNKSLRPLPIVKEKDGKTFDAFTDPEQRYRQRYIDLIVNPEVKETFKKRTIIYNTMRQMFNEYGYHEVETPILQPIPGGAAARPFITHHNALNMPLYMRIANELYLKRLIVGGFEGVYEFAKDFRNEGMDRTHNPEFTVMEIYVAYKDYKWMMSFTEEICERVAMALHGTTKVQLGDNIIDYKAPYPRVTMAEAILEHTGYDINGKSEEELREICKKLDIEIDETMGKGKLIDEIFGEKCEGNYIQPTFITDYPKEMSPLTKMHRDNPELTERFELMVNGKELANAYSELNDPIDQRERFEDQLKLSEKGDDEAMFIDQDFLRALEYGMPPTSGMGIGMDRLTMFMTNSPSIQDVLFFPQMKPEKKAVELTEDEKAVFELLKVESPIELAALKEKAGLSNKKWDKAIKGLTKKNVAKVENTDAGLMVTAL; encoded by the coding sequence ATGAGTCATCAGGAATTAAGCGAACAAGAGATCATCAGACGAAATTCGTTGCAAAAAATGCGCGAGTTGGGGATCGACCCCTACCCGGCGGCACAGTACCACGTAAATACCAACACCAAAGAAATAAAACAGAACTTCAAGGAAGAGGAGAAGAATTTTCAGGATGTAGTGATTGCCGGCCGTTTGATGAGCCGCAGAATTATGGGAAAAGCTGCGTTTGCTGAGATCCAGGACCACGAAGGACGTATTCAGATTTACGTTAACCGCGACGAAATTTGCACGGGCGACGATAAAGTGATGTACAACGAAGTGTTCAAGAAATTGCTCGACATTGGCGATATCATTGGCGTAAAAGGACATGCTTTTATCACGCAAATGGGCGAATTAACCATTCATGTTACTGAATTTACAGTGCTGAATAAATCGTTGCGCCCCTTGCCGATTGTAAAAGAAAAAGATGGTAAAACCTTTGATGCTTTTACCGATCCGGAACAACGTTACCGCCAGCGTTACATCGATTTGATCGTTAACCCTGAAGTGAAAGAGACATTTAAAAAACGGACGATTATATACAATACCATGCGTCAGATGTTTAACGAGTATGGTTATCACGAGGTGGAGACACCAATCCTGCAGCCAATTCCGGGAGGAGCTGCTGCACGTCCGTTTATTACGCACCACAATGCGCTAAACATGCCGTTGTACATGCGTATTGCCAACGAACTTTACCTGAAACGACTGATTGTTGGGGGTTTTGAAGGCGTTTACGAGTTTGCCAAAGATTTCCGTAACGAAGGTATGGACCGTACCCACAACCCGGAGTTTACGGTGATGGAAATTTACGTGGCCTACAAAGACTACAAATGGATGATGAGCTTTACTGAAGAAATTTGTGAGCGTGTGGCCATGGCCTTGCATGGAACCACAAAAGTTCAGTTGGGCGACAACATTATCGATTACAAAGCACCTTACCCGCGTGTTACCATGGCCGAAGCTATTTTGGAGCACACCGGTTACGATATTAACGGCAAGTCGGAAGAAGAGCTGCGCGAGATCTGCAAAAAGCTCGATATTGAAATCGACGAAACCATGGGTAAAGGAAAGTTGATTGACGAAATATTTGGCGAAAAATGTGAGGGCAACTACATTCAGCCAACGTTTATTACTGATTACCCAAAAGAAATGTCGCCGCTTACAAAAATGCACCGCGACAACCCGGAGCTGACCGAACGTTTTGAGTTGATGGTTAATGGTAAAGAGCTGGCTAATGCCTACTCGGAACTAAACGACCCAATCGATCAGCGTGAACGTTTTGAAGATCAATTAAAATTATCGGAAAAAGGTGACGACGAGGCTATGTTTATCGACCAGGATTTCCTTCGTGCGCTGGAATACGGTATGCCACCTACATCGGGAATGGGAATTGGAATGGACCGCTTAACGATGTTTATGACCAACAGCCCTTCGATTCAGGATGTGTTGTTCTTCCCGCAAATGAAACCGGAGAAAAAAGCGGTGGAGTTGACCGAGGACGAAAAAGCAGTGTTCGAATTGCTGAAAGTGGAATCGCCGATTGAACTGGCCGCATTAAAAGAAAAAGCCGGCCTGAGCAACAAAAAATGGGACAAAGCCATTAAAGGCCTCACCAAAAAGAATGTGGCTAAAGTTGAGAATACTGATGCCGGTTTGATGGTTACAGCCTTGTAG
- the rpsB gene encoding 30S ribosomal protein S2 — protein MPKTNFQELLEAGAHFGHLKRKWNPNMEPYIFMEKNGIHIIDLQKTVVKIDEAAAAIKQIAKSGRKVLFVATKKQAKELVAEQVKEVGMPYVTERWPGGMLTNFPTIRKAVKKMISIDKMMKDTSWDNLSKREKLQITRQRAKLDKVLGSISDLTRLPAALFVVDVLKEKIAVREAKKLGIPVFAIVDTNSNPDDIDFVIPANDDASQSIRIIVGEMCDAVKAGLSERKIEKDKEDETEEAPKKKAAKAEETSEE, from the coding sequence ATGCCAAAAACAAATTTTCAAGAATTATTGGAAGCAGGTGCACATTTCGGTCACCTGAAAAGAAAGTGGAATCCAAACATGGAGCCTTATATCTTCATGGAGAAAAACGGTATTCACATTATCGATCTGCAAAAAACAGTTGTAAAAATTGATGAAGCTGCTGCAGCCATCAAACAAATTGCAAAATCAGGTCGTAAAGTGTTATTCGTTGCCACTAAAAAACAAGCCAAAGAACTGGTTGCCGAGCAAGTTAAAGAGGTAGGAATGCCTTACGTAACTGAGCGCTGGCCAGGAGGTATGCTTACCAACTTCCCAACAATCCGTAAAGCGGTTAAAAAAATGATCTCCATCGATAAAATGATGAAGGACACAAGTTGGGATAACCTTTCAAAACGCGAAAAACTACAAATTACTCGTCAGCGTGCGAAACTGGATAAAGTATTGGGTTCTATCTCAGACCTTACCCGTTTGCCGGCTGCATTATTTGTTGTTGACGTATTGAAAGAAAAAATTGCTGTTCGCGAAGCAAAAAAATTAGGAATTCCTGTATTTGCTATTGTTGATACTAACTCAAATCCTGATGATATCGACTTTGTAATTCCTGCTAACGACGACGCCTCTCAGTCAATCCGCATTATTGTGGGTGAGATGTGCGACGCTGTTAAAGCTGGTTTGAGCGAGCGCAAAATTGAGAAAGATAAAGAAGACGAAACTGAAGAAGCTCCTAAAAAGAAGGCAGCAAAAGCAGAAGAAACTTCTGAAGAGTAA
- the rplM gene encoding 50S ribosomal protein L13 encodes MDTLSYKTVSANKATVNKEWVVVDAENMVLGRLASVVAKMLRGKYKPGFTPHVDCGDNVIVINAEKVALTGKKMSDKVYVRHTGYPGGQRTQNPQDILAKYPERLVEKAVKGMLPKNKLGSALYRNLHVVVGAEHKYEAQKPKVVDLNTIK; translated from the coding sequence GTGGACACACTTAGTTATAAAACTGTTTCGGCTAACAAAGCTACCGTTAATAAAGAATGGGTAGTTGTTGATGCCGAAAATATGGTATTGGGACGTTTGGCAAGTGTAGTTGCCAAAATGTTAAGAGGTAAATACAAGCCAGGTTTCACACCTCACGTAGATTGTGGTGATAACGTAATTGTTATCAATGCTGAAAAAGTTGCATTAACCGGTAAAAAAATGTCGGACAAAGTTTATGTTCGTCACACTGGTTACCCGGGTGGACAGCGTACTCAGAATCCTCAAGATATTTTAGCTAAATATCCTGAGCGTTTGGTTGAGAAAGCTGTAAAAGGTATGCTCCCTAAAAACAAATTGGGTAGTGCCTTATACCGAAATTTGCATGTAGTAGTTGGTGCAGAGCACAAATATGAGGCTCAAAAACCAAAAGTTGTTGATTTAAATACGATTAAATAA
- the tsf gene encoding translation elongation factor Ts, producing MSFTTADVVKLRKVSGAGMMDCKNALKDAEGDFEKALEIIREKGKLIANKRADRDAAEGVALAKATEDGKFGAIIVLNCETDFVAKNESFVAFAEKILAKALEAKPESLEALKALEIDGSTIEAQVTEQTGVTGEKLDLSYYKCLADEAVVPYIHPGNKLSTLVAFNKAVDTQVGKDVAMQVAAMAPVSVDEASIPQAEIDKELEFAKEKYRKEGKPEAMLEKIAMGSLNKWYKDVTLINQAFVKDGKMSVKEYLKGADAELSVTAFDRYTLNA from the coding sequence ATGTCTTTTACAACAGCAGACGTAGTAAAATTGCGTAAAGTATCGGGCGCAGGGATGATGGATTGCAAAAACGCCCTGAAAGACGCCGAAGGTGACTTCGAGAAAGCACTGGAAATCATCCGCGAAAAAGGAAAATTAATTGCTAACAAACGTGCAGACAGAGACGCCGCTGAAGGTGTAGCTCTTGCAAAAGCGACTGAAGACGGAAAATTCGGAGCAATCATTGTATTGAATTGCGAAACTGACTTTGTTGCTAAAAACGAAAGCTTTGTTGCATTTGCTGAGAAAATTCTTGCAAAAGCATTGGAAGCCAAACCTGAAAGTTTGGAAGCATTAAAAGCGCTGGAGATTGACGGTTCTACTATTGAAGCACAAGTTACTGAGCAAACCGGTGTAACTGGTGAAAAACTTGACCTTTCGTATTACAAATGTTTAGCCGACGAGGCTGTAGTTCCTTACATCCACCCGGGTAACAAATTATCAACTCTTGTTGCTTTCAACAAAGCTGTTGATACACAGGTAGGAAAAGATGTTGCAATGCAGGTTGCTGCTATGGCACCTGTTTCTGTTGACGAAGCTTCAATTCCACAAGCTGAAATCGATAAGGAATTAGAGTTCGCTAAAGAAAAATACCGCAAAGAAGGTAAACCTGAAGCAATGCTTGAAAAAATTGCTATGGGTTCATTGAACAAGTGGTACAAGGATGTAACACTTATCAATCAGGCTTTTGTTAAAGACGGAAAAATGTCTGTAAAAGAATACCTGAAAGGTGCAGATGCGGAGTTGAGTGTAACAGCTTTCGACCGTTATACTTTGAACGCTTAA
- a CDS encoding undecaprenyl-diphosphate phosphatase, with translation MTELQALLLGIIQGLTEFLPVSSSGHLEIGHALLGIEDENSLLFVLTVHVATVLSTILVFRKDILLLCKDLFAFQWNESTEYISKLLFSSIPIVIVGFLFRDKLESLFTGNLFFVGCMLLFTACLLTLTQFVKKSDGKITFGKALLIGIAQTMAVLPGISRSGSTIATGLLLKGKKEDVARFSFLMVLIPILGAAFVDIVTGELNSTKVELLPLLIGFVSAFISGWLACSWMIKIVKRGKLIYFAIYCALIGLIAIFAA, from the coding sequence ATGACTGAACTCCAGGCATTACTTCTCGGTATCATCCAGGGACTTACCGAATTTCTTCCCGTTAGCTCAAGCGGACATCTTGAAATTGGACACGCGCTTCTGGGTATTGAAGATGAAAACAGTTTACTTTTTGTTTTAACCGTTCATGTGGCAACGGTACTTAGTACCATTCTTGTATTCAGAAAGGATATTTTACTGTTGTGTAAAGATCTTTTTGCATTTCAATGGAACGAATCAACCGAATATATCAGCAAACTTCTTTTTTCGTCTATTCCAATAGTGATTGTTGGCTTTCTGTTTCGCGATAAACTGGAATCCCTTTTTACGGGCAATTTATTTTTTGTGGGCTGCATGCTGCTTTTTACTGCCTGCTTACTAACACTTACTCAATTTGTTAAAAAAAGCGATGGGAAGATCACATTTGGCAAAGCATTGCTAATTGGAATTGCTCAAACAATGGCAGTTTTGCCGGGAATATCACGAAGCGGATCGACCATTGCGACAGGTTTACTTTTAAAAGGAAAAAAGGAAGATGTTGCCCGTTTTTCGTTCCTGATGGTTTTAATTCCGATTTTAGGAGCTGCCTTTGTCGACATCGTAACAGGCGAGTTAAATTCAACCAAAGTTGAACTACTTCCATTACTGATCGGATTTGTAAGTGCTTTTATTTCAGGATGGCTGGCCTGTTCGTGGATGATAAAAATCGTAAAACGTGGTAAATTAATTTATTTCGCAATTTATTGCGCTCTTATTGGGCTAATTGCTATCTTTGCAGCCTGA
- a CDS encoding DUF3098 domain-containing protein has protein sequence MAKKSKEVKETAGFALGKENYKLMAIGFAVIVVGFILMAGGGSDDPNVFSEDIFSFRRITLAPILLLLGFGFEIYAIMKKPKDD, from the coding sequence ATGGCTAAAAAAAGTAAAGAAGTAAAGGAAACTGCAGGCTTTGCACTGGGCAAAGAAAACTATAAACTTATGGCAATTGGTTTTGCCGTAATCGTTGTTGGATTTATATTAATGGCCGGCGGAGGAAGCGACGATCCCAATGTATTTAGTGAAGACATTTTTAGCTTTCGCCGAATTACATTAGCTCCTATCCTGTTACTTCTGGGCTTTGGATTCGAGATTTACGCCATTATGAAAAAACCAAAAGACGATTAA
- the rpsI gene encoding 30S ribosomal protein S9, which yields MEVINTIGRRKTAVARIYVSEGKGNITINKRELKEYFPAETLQYIAMQPLNLLAVAEKYDIKANLDGGGPKGQAEAFRLAVTRALMEIDPESRPQLKAAGFVTRDPREVERKKPGQPKARKRFQFSKR from the coding sequence ATGGAAGTAATAAACACAATCGGACGTAGAAAAACAGCTGTTGCTCGTATTTACGTAAGCGAAGGTAAAGGAAATATTACCATTAATAAAAGGGAACTTAAAGAGTACTTTCCTGCAGAAACGTTGCAATATATTGCAATGCAGCCACTAAATCTTCTGGCGGTTGCTGAAAAATATGATATTAAAGCAAACCTTGATGGTGGTGGCCCAAAAGGTCAGGCAGAAGCCTTCCGTTTGGCAGTTACCCGTGCATTAATGGAAATCGATCCTGAGTCAAGACCACAGTTGAAAGCTGCAGGTTTTGTTACCAGAGATCCACGCGAGGTGGAACGTAAAAAACCTGGACAACCAAAAGCAAGAAAACGTTTCCAGTTCTCAAAACGTTAA